In the genome of Gordonia westfalica, the window CGTCTGCTGGCGGGCATACGCGGGGGTACCGCCCGACACCTCGGATGCGCCGGTGCTGCCGGGGTCGGCGGTGTGCAGGGAAATCCACGTTCCCTGCGCTGCATACGCATTGAGCAGGGCGGTTTTCATCGCGTTGGTGGCGAGTGCCATGTCATTCTCCTAGGTTGTAGTTGATGTCGAGGTGGAGGGTTTGTTCGGCGGTGAGGTCGACGTGTTCCCGCCCGTGATCGTCGATCCAATGTCGGGTGCCGTTGTCGTCGGTCCACTCAGACACGGCGGACTGCTTTCCCGTAGTAGAGGGGATATTCCTGGGTGGGGGTTTCGGGCATCGACACCGTGAGCAGGAAGTGGGTGGCCCGCCCGATGATGGGGGCCAGCGTTTCCTGTTGCACCACATAGTCGATGGAGGGTGGTTCCACCACGCCGGGGATGGAGATGATGGGGGTGGTGGCGTTCCGGACGGGGTCGCCTTCGAAAAAGTAGAGGGTCGATGCTGCACCGACCGGCCACGATGTGATGTTGCCGGAGGTGGCGTCGATGGGGTCGAGGGAGAAAACCAGGTCACTGTTCTGGTAGAGGGGGATTTCCGCTTTCGTTCCCTCCCATCCGAGGGTGACGGTGGTCATGGTGTCTCCTGTTCTGTGAGTTCATATCCGAGTGCCGCCAAAGCATCAGCGTGGGTGGCGAGGTCGGGGTTGATGGTCATCGCGAACGACTTCGAGTCAGTCGACAGGATCGGGGTCAAACCGTTGGCGGGGTCACCGTCGTAGTCGATGACCTGGCCACGCTCATCCGACAGGAACACCGACACATCCGGTTTCAGATGCGACCGCGAGACGGGAACCTGCATTCCCATGCTGGTGAGAATCGAAGTCATGTCAGGCACTTCCACCACCAACACCAACAGGAACCCATCCTCCGTGGAGTACAGGTTCGTGATCGGCGGCATATGCGGAAGAGCTTCAGCCACAAGGGTTGCTGGTTTCATACTCATCTCCAGAAGATCCAGATCACACCGGTAGCGCCGATACCGCCAGCGCCGAATGAGCCGGTACCGCCGTTCGAACCACCACCACCGCCACCACCACCGCCGGGATAGCCGCCCGGGCCGCCAGCTCCGCCGCTGTAGTTGAGGAAGCTGACACGGCCACCACCACCACCGCCACCACCACCGGCGCCGCCACACTTCGTTTGAGTTGCCGGCGACACGTTCGCGCCTGCACCACCGGGTCCACCGTTACCGCTAGGCGCACCTGCCCCCGCAGTCCCACCAGCGCCGAGAGGCGTTGACCCGCCCGCCAAACCATTCGTGCCGGAGTCTGCTAGTGTCCTGAGTCATTAATTCGTGTGCAGTAGTGGGCGATGGAGTCGAGGATCTGGTCAGCGGTCTTGACCCACACGTAGGGGCGGGGGTTGTCGTTCCAGGTCTCGATCCACGCTCTGATGTCGGCATTGAGTGCTCGTACGGTGCGGTGGGTGGAGCGTTGGAGTTTCTTGGTGGTCAGTTCGGCGAACCAGCGTTCGACGAGGTTCATCCAGGATGAGCTGGTGGGGGTGAAGTGGACAACAAACCGCGGGTGCGCGGTCAGCCATCGCTTGACCGCGGGTGTCTTGTGGGTGGAGGCATTGTCCATGACCAGGTGGACGTCGAGCTCGTCGGGTACCTCGGCGTCGATCTTGCGGAGGAATCCGATGAATTCCGTTGCGCGATGCCGTGAGTGAAGCGAACCGATGACTTTGCCCGACGCGATGTCCAACGCCGCGTACAGGCTGGAGGTGCCGTTGCGCACGTA includes:
- a CDS encoding DUF7572 family protein; the encoded protein is MSMKPATLVAEALPHMPPITNLYSTEDGFLLVLVVEVPDMTSILTSMGMQVPVSRSHLKPDVSVFLSDERGQVIDYDGDPANGLTPILSTDSKSFAMTINPDLATHADALAALGYELTEQETP
- a CDS encoding DUF7264 domain-containing protein, with product MTTVTLGWEGTKAEIPLYQNSDLVFSLDPIDATSGNITSWPVGAASTLYFFEGDPVRNATTPIISIPGVVEPPSIDYVVQQETLAPIIGRATHFLLTVSMPETPTQEYPLYYGKAVRRV